In Pseudorasbora parva isolate DD20220531a chromosome 9, ASM2467924v1, whole genome shotgun sequence, the following proteins share a genomic window:
- the glula gene encoding glutamate-ammonia ligase (glutamine synthase) a codes for MATSASAQLSKVVKQQYMELPQGDLVQAMYIWIDGTGEGLRCKTRTLDSEPKSIEDLPEWNFDGSSTYQSEGSNSDMYLIPSAMFRDPFRKDPNKLVLCEVLKYNRKPAETNHRKTCKKVMEMVDHQIPWFGMEQEYTILGTDGHPFGWPSNGFPGPQGPYYCGVGADKAYGRDIVEAHYKACLYAGVMICGTNAEVMPAQWEFQVGPCEGINMGDHLWVARFILHRVCEDFGVVASFDPKPIPGNWNGAGCHTNFSTKEMREDGGLKCIEECIDKLGKRHNYHIRAYDPKGGLDNARRLTGHHETSNIHEFSAGVANRGASIRIPRTVGQEKKGYFEDRRPSANCDPYAVTEALIRTCLLDEEGEEPVDY; via the exons atgGCTACGTCTGCCAGTGCTCAGTTGAGTAAGGTGGTAAAACAGCAGTATATGGAACTGCCTCAGGGAGACCTTGTACAAGCCATGTACATCTGGATAGATGGAACCGGAGAAGGACTCCGATGCAAGACCAGGACACTGGATTCAGAACCTAAAAGCATTGAAG ATCTTCCTGAGTGGAACTTTGATGGTTCTAGCACGTATCAGTCTGAAGGCTCCAACAGCGACATGTATCTCATCCCTTCTGCCATGTTTCGGGATCCTTTCCGCAAAGACCCCAACAAATTGGTCTTGTGCGAGGTGCTAAAGTACAACCGGAAGCCTGCTG aaaccAACCATCGTAAGACGTGTAAAAAGGTCATGGAAATGGTAGACCATCAGATCCCTTGGTTTGGCATGGAGCAAGAGTACACTATCCTGGGTACAGATGGACATCCGTTTGGTTGGCCCTCCAATGGATTCCCTGGTCCCCAAG GACCTTATTACTGTGGAGTTGGTGCAGATAAAGCCTATGGCAGAGACATTGTGGAGGCACATTACAAAGCCTGTCTCTATGCTGGTGTGATGATCTGTGGAACCAATGCTGAAGTTATGCCAGCCCAG TGGGAATTCCAGGTTGGTCCCTGTGAAGGCATAAACATGGGGGATCACTTGTGGGTTGCTCGTTTCATCTTGCACAGAGTTTGTGAAGACTTCGGTGTGGTAGCCTCATTTGATCCTAAGCCAATCCCAGGCAACTGGAATGGCGCTGGTTGCCACACTAACTTTAGCACTAAGGAAATGCGAGAAGATGGTGGACTGAA ATGCATTGAGGAGTGTATTGATAAGCTTGGAAAGAGGCACAACTACCACATCCGCGCCTATGATCCAAAGGGAGGCCTGGACAATGCTCGTAGACTGACTGGCCACCATGAAACATCCAAcattcatgagttctcagcaggCGTAGCCAACCGTGGTGCTAGTATCCGGATCCCACGAACAGTGGGACAAGAGAAGAAGGGCTACTTTGAGGACCGCCGTCCATCTGCCAACTGCGACCCCTATGCGGTCACTGAGGCCCTGATTCGCACGTGTTTGCTTGATGAAGAGGGTGAAGAACCTGTGGACTACTAG